A window of Pseudophryne corroboree isolate aPseCor3 chromosome 12, aPseCor3.hap2, whole genome shotgun sequence contains these coding sequences:
- the TNFAIP2 gene encoding tumor necrosis factor alpha-induced protein 2: protein MYRKKIRIKMAGVEHDTTADGVIGDNVDGAEKSKKQNGFYKGLKKGVMKYISPRKTPKPEERPSEPDVVESKREITAEDIEEQIEKNRFWDASKNLIAMENGILSPEEDILLQDKKEVLKSLYEKLSTAVFTVIKDSITETQGDLLYQAVQAIVEEEKEDSKYISDSGSVKGNSQRPKQWKTKWENEIKQSVVERIDNLPEASLNEVSSTFAQTFITLGKTFKKDLTHVVTHLKPCYPEEFDICNTYAQHYHRLISSQMEDIISEFELDDKDIFFLLCWVKNIYPNNILKDPTLVGHIDESKLKRLLAPHKIRQFEANYLSYEVDSVKTFMSKSLDLEFERWKSGNEPEMLGDYYHSELHIDVIQYYNGGIQRTAEIQLKIVPYLARELEDFLKRYKRLFSEYLEKNKTQTFYRAISIANINCCLHFREFIHKDSQLQSRVQRDMQSIVVELEDLIYDALFQDLFVELKSHFRKMSQGNGLCSHQTMTDIVRITDKFVSPLKTLCTPCYQDMISKIHKHLVKEYLARLLKKKVSHKNAAQLQTLANQINENAKLIDEFFAFHNSREDWLKPAVLKVAEIIRLQDLSAIQLEVATLVQAYPDIRNKQIEAILYIKGNLTRQETKSILKIVDSIERRLSDKTRLFELIKNS, encoded by the exons AtgtataggaaaaaaataagaataaaaatggcCGGCGTGGAACATGATACCACGGCTGACGGTGTCATTGGGGACAATGTAGACGGCGCAGAGAAAAGCAAAAAGCAAAATGGATTTTATAAAGGATTGAAAAAGGGCGTCATGAAATACATCTCCCCCAGGAAAACCCCAAAACCTGAGGAGCGTCCGTCAGAGCCGGATGTTGTGGAGTCAAAGAGAGAGATAACAG CTGAAGATATAGAAGAACAAATAGAAAAAAATAGATTTTGGGACGCCAGCAAGAACTTGATAGCCATGGAGAATGGGATATTGAGTCCAGAGGAGGACATTCTTCTGCAGGACAAAAAAGAGGTTCTTAAGTCACTATATGAAAAACTGAGTACTGCAGTATTTACAGTGATCAAAGACTCCATCACCGAAACACAAGGGGACTTGTTGTACCAAGCGGTACAGGCCATAGTAGAAGAAGAGAAAGAAGACTCTAAGTACATATCAGACAGCGGCTCAGTAAAGGGCAACAGCCAAAGGCCAAAGCAATGGAAGACAAAGTGGGAAAATGAAATTAAGCAATCTGTGGTTGAAAGAATTGACAACTTACCGGAGGCTTCACTGAATGAGGTCTCTTCCACCTTTGCACAAACTTTTATTACTCTGGGGAAGACTTTCAAAAAAGATTTAACCCATGTGGTGACACATCTCAAACCGTGTTACCCTGAAGAATTTGATATCTGCAACACCTATGCTCAGCATTATCATCGACTCATAAGCTCACAAATGGAGGATATTATTTCAGAGTTTGAACTTGACGATAAAGATATCTTTTTCCTTCTGTGTTGGGTAAAAAACATCTATCCAAA caacattttgaaggacccAACCTTAGTTGGACACATTGATGAATCCAAGTTGAAACGTCTTCTAGCACCACATAAGATCAGACAGTTTGAGGCCAATTATTTGTCTTATGAAGTA GATTCGGTGAAGACGTTCATGAGCAAAAGTTTAGATTTGGAATTTGAGCGGTGGAAGAGCGGGAATGAGCCGGAAATGCTGGGGGATTATTATCACTCTGAGTTACACATTGACGTCATTCAG TACTATAACGGTGGGATACAGAGGACAGCTGAGATACAGTTGAAGATTGTCCCCTATCTGGCGCGTGAGTTGGAGGATTTCCTGAAAAG GTATAAGAGGCTGTTCAGTGAGTACTTAGAGAAGAACAAAACTCAGACTTTCTACAGAGCTATCAGCATCGCCAACATCAACTGCTGTCTACACTTCAG GGAATTTATACACAAGGACTCACAGCTTCAGTCTCGAGTACAGAGGGATATGCAGTCCATCGTTGTCGAGTTGGAGGATCTTATTTATGATGCACTATTTCAAGACCTGTTTGTGGAGCTGAAG TCTCATTTCCGGAAGATGTCGCAAGGAAATGGTCTGTGCAGCCACCAAACCATGACAGACATCGTAAGGATCACAGACAAGTTTGTGTCACCTTTGAAGACGCTCTGTACCCCATGTTACCAG GATATGATCAGCAAGATCCATAAACACCTGGTGAAGGAATACCTGGCACGGCTTCTAAAGAAGAAAGTCAGCCACAAGAACGCAGCGCAGCTCCAGACGCTGGCCAATCAGATCAACGAGAATGCGAAACTCATCGATGAGTTCTTTGCTTTTCAC AATTCCCGGGAGGACTGGCTGAAACCTGCGGTTCTGAAGGTGGCGGAAATCATACGGCTTCAGGACTTGAGTGCGATCCAGCTGGAAGTGGCTACGTTGGTCCAAGCATACCCAGATATACG